In a genomic window of Hyphomonas sp.:
- a CDS encoding ABC transporter ATP-binding protein — protein MSSSKPAPDFAIEVSNLQKTYRASGKMPEKHALKGLNLQIPRGSIFGLLGPNGAGKSTFINILAGLVNKSSGSASIWGLDIDAYPRQSRAAIGVVNQEIVADPFFTPLEMLELMAGFYGVPKSERRSLEILTAVGLDDKKDAYVRQLSGGMKRRLMVAKALVHNPPVLILDEPTAGVDVELRRSLWTYVRELHDNGTTIILTTHYLEEAEELCDSIAIVNHGEIVACEPTPTLLSRLDYKTLVITPKEPLAQVPEALSGLDATLRTDGNLAITFRTSETGIGRLLETVRANGIGIGDLVTEAPDLEDVFIALTSQAA, from the coding sequence ATGTCGTCCAGCAAACCTGCCCCAGACTTCGCCATTGAAGTCTCCAACCTCCAGAAAACGTACCGCGCCTCGGGCAAGATGCCCGAGAAACACGCACTCAAGGGCCTGAACCTGCAGATTCCGCGTGGATCGATATTCGGGCTGCTGGGACCGAATGGGGCCGGCAAATCGACCTTCATCAATATTCTCGCCGGATTGGTGAACAAATCCTCCGGCTCGGCCAGCATCTGGGGCCTCGACATTGACGCGTATCCCCGGCAGAGCCGCGCCGCAATTGGTGTCGTGAACCAGGAAATCGTGGCCGATCCTTTCTTCACCCCACTGGAAATGCTGGAATTGATGGCCGGCTTCTATGGCGTGCCGAAATCCGAGCGGCGCAGCCTCGAAATCCTGACGGCTGTGGGTCTGGATGACAAGAAGGACGCCTATGTGCGGCAATTGTCCGGGGGGATGAAACGCCGCCTGATGGTGGCCAAGGCCCTTGTGCACAATCCGCCGGTCCTGATCCTGGACGAACCGACGGCGGGCGTCGATGTGGAATTGCGCCGGTCCCTCTGGACCTATGTGCGCGAACTACACGACAATGGCACCACCATCATCCTGACAACGCATTATCTGGAAGAAGCCGAAGAGCTGTGCGATTCGATTGCCATCGTGAACCATGGCGAGATCGTCGCCTGCGAACCGACACCGACCCTGCTCTCGCGCCTTGATTACAAGACGCTGGTGATCACGCCGAAAGAGCCGCTGGCCCAGGTGCCCGAGGCACTGTCCGGCCTGGACGCCACCCTGCGGACCGACGGAAACCTGGCGATCACCTTCCGCACCAGCGAAACCGGAATCGGCCGCCTGCTGGAAACGGTGCGGGCGAACGGCATCGGCATCGGCGATCTGGTGACCGAGGCGCCGGACCTCGAGGACGTTTTCATCGCGCTGACCTCACAGGCTGCCTGA
- the trxA gene encoding thioredoxin — MAAVDVTDDDFDTVIGESDVPVVVDFWAEWCGPCKQMSPHIDAVSEELAGQIKVAKVNVDENPMVPSKYGVRGMPTLMIFKDGKVAATHLGAMSKQAISDWIKQSV, encoded by the coding sequence ATGGCTGCGGTAGATGTTACGGATGATGATTTCGATACGGTGATCGGCGAGTCCGATGTGCCGGTCGTGGTGGATTTCTGGGCCGAATGGTGTGGGCCGTGTAAACAGATGTCCCCTCACATTGACGCCGTTTCCGAGGAACTGGCAGGGCAGATCAAGGTTGCCAAGGTCAATGTCGACGAGAACCCGATGGTGCCATCGAAATATGGTGTGCGTGGCATGCCCACGCTGATGATCTTCAAGGACGGCAAGGTCGCCGCCACGCATCTCGGCGCGATGAGCAAGCAGGCCATTTCCGACTGGATCAAGCAGAGCGTCTGA
- the addA gene encoding double-strand break repair helicase AddA: protein MVDVSNPVIPPDTEEYRRANLAQIVSADPARPVFVMANAGSGKTKVLIDRVARLLLRRADGRPGAAPDSILCITYTKAAANEMLSRLFRTLGKWSIMRDEKLREELSRLEGRAPDSYATDDLRAARALFARALETPGGLRIETIHAFCARILRRFPLEAGVLPGFSEIEEDEAQAIWATVRADAVLKARRDAPDALAVLALEGGHDGADAALDAMRHRAHAFLEFAAANAYEHDRMRGALIEELNAPESGPADIIEQAMGPDMPEGALREALISLRASGKRDDTRTANAVEAALHETDPERRWDCYKGAFFGAQGNPYKSLFNAEAGKDANVVALFGTKDEIGSEVLRVHDVSARLKLAAAVERTTALIQVGLGALIAYQDEKRRRGALDFDDLIRKTRDLLTRTGMSDWVLYKLDGGISHILLDEAQDTSPEQWQLINALTEEFFSGEGVERQQDPRTLFVVGDQKQSIYSFQGAEPAQLRAQEQAYIARDESVLSQTMEMSFRSSPQILDFVDTVWNSAPPVNIASGDQPPLTADAVKHTARRANQPGLVELWPVDPRDEDEDADAWSRPVNALRSSSPKAQLATRLAKHLADRVKQGDTVWEELPDRSWRRRAMRPEDILILVRSRTGGLFEAMISALKAEGLPVAGADRLKLTDHIAVQDCLNLMRFALLPERDLTLAEILRGPFVGLVDDDRYLFPLASGRRKGESLWSRVQASRDPDVRAAAAFLSGLRDNRHAPPYEFLSGVLDVPGPDGLTGWDRINARLGTPAHDPVEALLSRAQGFDAAEPSSLQAFVAEMEARLVEIKRDLAAPEGQVRVMTVHGAKGLQAPVVVLPDMSAGPKTVSSTMFTVNNVPVWSPRKDADVPETELERAVANAKAEEEFRRLLYVALTRAQDRLILAGHWHGARPPGYHDRSWYALCETAMNRLAVEPDEDGIRRFGDLPPRLVAAASGSAEPAGLPDWVFRAPNEPANRRRFGAPSSLLDRKTPVLAPFSEVRQERLRRGRIIHALLEYLPALPLNAREGAADRYLSRLPDLEDPDRQEMKAAVFGILDAPDMQRLFQAGGRAEAAIVGSAPELPDGLIVNGRVDRLVVTQDEVLIVDFKTDQPAPDSPEEVADTYRAQMAAYWAVLRRAYPGRTVRTALCWTDGPRLMFLPEDMLLEALKGAQRVV, encoded by the coding sequence ATGGTTGATGTGAGCAATCCTGTCATCCCACCGGATACGGAAGAATACCGCCGGGCCAATCTTGCGCAGATCGTATCGGCAGACCCCGCCCGGCCGGTCTTCGTCATGGCCAATGCCGGAAGCGGCAAGACCAAGGTGCTGATCGACCGTGTGGCCCGGCTGCTCCTGCGGCGCGCCGACGGACGGCCCGGGGCCGCGCCCGATTCCATCCTGTGCATCACCTATACAAAGGCGGCCGCCAACGAGATGCTGTCGCGCCTGTTCCGCACGCTCGGCAAATGGTCGATCATGCGGGACGAGAAATTGCGGGAGGAATTGTCCCGTCTCGAGGGGCGCGCGCCGGACTCCTATGCAACCGACGATCTTCGTGCCGCGCGGGCGCTGTTCGCGCGCGCTCTGGAAACGCCCGGCGGTCTGCGGATCGAGACCATCCATGCCTTCTGTGCCCGCATCCTGCGACGCTTCCCGCTGGAAGCCGGAGTCCTGCCGGGATTTTCCGAGATCGAGGAAGACGAAGCCCAGGCGATTTGGGCGACGGTCCGGGCCGACGCGGTGCTGAAGGCGCGTCGGGACGCCCCGGATGCGCTGGCAGTCCTGGCGCTCGAAGGCGGACATGACGGCGCGGATGCCGCGCTCGACGCGATGCGCCATCGTGCCCATGCCTTCCTGGAATTCGCCGCGGCGAACGCCTATGAGCATGATCGGATGCGCGGGGCTCTCATCGAGGAACTCAATGCGCCGGAATCCGGTCCGGCTGACATCATTGAACAGGCCATGGGACCGGACATGCCGGAAGGCGCGCTGCGCGAAGCGCTGATCAGCCTGCGGGCATCCGGCAAGCGGGACGACACTCGCACGGCCAATGCGGTCGAAGCCGCGCTTCATGAAACCGATCCGGAGCGGCGCTGGGACTGCTACAAGGGGGCGTTCTTCGGCGCGCAGGGCAATCCGTACAAATCGCTTTTCAATGCCGAAGCGGGCAAGGATGCGAACGTCGTCGCCCTGTTCGGAACCAAGGACGAAATCGGGTCCGAGGTTCTGCGGGTCCACGATGTGTCGGCCCGCCTGAAGCTTGCCGCAGCGGTCGAACGCACCACGGCGCTGATCCAGGTCGGGTTGGGCGCCCTGATCGCCTATCAGGATGAAAAGCGCCGGCGCGGCGCGCTCGACTTTGACGACCTGATCCGCAAGACACGGGACCTGCTGACTCGGACCGGCATGTCAGACTGGGTGCTCTACAAGCTTGATGGCGGCATCAGTCACATCCTGCTGGACGAGGCCCAGGATACCAGCCCCGAACAATGGCAGTTGATCAATGCGCTGACCGAAGAGTTCTTCTCCGGCGAAGGGGTCGAACGCCAGCAGGATCCGCGCACCCTGTTCGTCGTGGGCGACCAGAAACAGTCCATCTATTCTTTCCAGGGCGCCGAACCCGCACAGCTGCGGGCGCAGGAACAGGCCTATATCGCCAGGGACGAATCCGTCCTCTCGCAGACGATGGAGATGTCGTTCCGCTCGTCGCCACAGATCCTCGATTTCGTCGACACGGTCTGGAACAGCGCGCCTCCGGTCAACATTGCCTCGGGCGACCAGCCTCCGCTGACAGCCGATGCGGTCAAGCATACTGCGCGCCGCGCAAACCAGCCCGGCCTGGTCGAGCTGTGGCCGGTCGACCCGCGCGATGAGGACGAGGATGCCGACGCCTGGTCGCGTCCGGTGAACGCGCTTCGGTCGAGTTCTCCGAAAGCGCAACTGGCTACGCGCCTGGCGAAACATCTTGCTGACAGGGTGAAACAGGGTGACACGGTCTGGGAAGAATTGCCCGACCGCAGCTGGCGTCGCCGTGCCATGCGTCCGGAGGATATCCTGATCCTGGTGCGCAGCCGCACCGGCGGCCTGTTCGAAGCGATGATCTCGGCGCTCAAGGCCGAAGGCTTGCCCGTAGCGGGGGCGGATCGCCTGAAACTGACGGACCATATCGCGGTACAGGATTGCCTCAACCTGATGCGGTTCGCGCTTCTGCCGGAACGGGACCTGACGCTGGCGGAAATCCTGCGGGGGCCGTTTGTTGGTCTGGTAGACGATGACCGGTATCTCTTTCCGCTCGCATCCGGACGCCGCAAGGGCGAAAGCCTCTGGTCGCGGGTCCAGGCAAGCCGCGATCCGGACGTGCGCGCCGCGGCGGCGTTCCTGTCGGGTCTGCGGGACAACCGCCACGCGCCGCCCTATGAGTTCCTGTCTGGCGTGCTGGATGTGCCCGGACCGGACGGCCTGACGGGTTGGGACAGGATCAATGCCCGGCTCGGAACGCCCGCGCATGATCCGGTCGAGGCGCTCCTGTCCCGCGCGCAGGGATTCGATGCGGCCGAGCCCTCTTCGCTGCAGGCCTTTGTCGCAGAGATGGAAGCCAGGCTTGTCGAGATCAAGCGGGACCTTGCCGCCCCCGAAGGCCAGGTGCGCGTGATGACCGTACACGGCGCCAAGGGTCTGCAGGCGCCGGTTGTCGTTCTGCCGGACATGAGCGCAGGCCCGAAGACCGTCTCGTCCACCATGTTTACCGTGAACAATGTGCCGGTCTGGTCACCGCGCAAGGATGCCGACGTACCGGAGACGGAACTCGAACGGGCTGTTGCCAATGCCAAGGCCGAAGAGGAGTTTCGGCGCCTGCTCTATGTAGCCCTGACCCGGGCCCAGGACCGGCTCATTCTGGCCGGTCACTGGCACGGTGCACGCCCACCCGGCTATCATGATCGCAGCTGGTATGCCCTCTGCGAAACCGCCATGAACCGTCTGGCCGTGGAGCCGGACGAGGACGGGATCCGCCGATTCGGTGATCTCCCGCCCAGACTTGTTGCGGCGGCGAGCGGATCGGCGGAGCCCGCTGGATTGCCCGACTGGGTCTTCCGGGCGCCAAACGAGCCGGCGAACCGGCGCCGCTTCGGGGCGCCGTCCAGCCTCCTGGACCGGAAAACCCCCGTGCTGGCACCCTTCAGCGAGGTCCGCCAGGAACGCCTTCGGCGCGGCCGCATCATTCATGCCCTGCTGGAATACCTCCCGGCCTTGCCACTGAATGCGCGTGAAGGCGCGGCCGACCGCTACCTGTCCCGCCTGCCGGATCTGGAGGACCCAGACCGGCAGGAGATGAAGGCGGCGGTCTTCGGCATTCTGGACGCACCGGACATGCAGCGCCTCTTCCAGGCCGGCGGCCGCGCGGAAGCTGCCATTGTCGGCTCAGCGCCGGAACTGCCGGACGGGCTGATCGTGAATGGCCGGGTCGACCGACTGGTGGTGACGCAGGACGAAGTCCTGATCGTGGATTTCAAGACCGACCAGCCCGCCCCGGACAGTCCGGAAGAGGTGGCAGACACCTATCGGGCCCAGATGGCGGCCTATTGGGCCGTGCTCCGCCGGGCCTATCCGGGCCGCACCGTGCGCACCGCCCTGTGCTGGACCGACGGGCCACGCCTCATGTTCCTGCCGGAGGATATGTTGTTAGAAGCCCTAAAGGGTGCGCAGAGGGTGGTTTGA
- the addB gene encoding double-strand break repair protein AddB produces MVPDLPLFGPQSPKVWTIPPGENFLKCLAEELSRAVGLPQHPDALADAVIYVPNRRSARELSAALYLAAGETPILSPDIRAMGDLESDEAPPVAEFSMTDLPPALSPARRLGTLASLVQAYYRQTSGMEIPPSSALAAANELARLLDQAHLSPDADWSGLPDLARDADLAEHWSNSAKFLEIVTEAWPKWLEEQGVTDPLQRRFQAAQATASAWLANPPDAPVIIAGSTGATPAGRELMKAARQLPKGLIVLPGLDRAVPEDQQLAIRSEVGHPQNALFHTLEALGITPDQVVEWPGITTGPARTARRRMILEALAPADATADWRDTLDQLAAGAGADVKTFAAQALEGLTLLEAADEATEASMIALLMRQTLETEGRSAALVTPDAGLARRVSSQLRRWNVSVPPSAGIPVGRTAAGSFVGLCAKWAVDPGDPILIASVLTHELAAPLEGLADLEIHFLRGPRRWTSLTELVESIRTRHTIEPYPQFTPEDQTAAIDLVEGLIRQFEAADADLSGQEAVPGADAIERIAALAEAVSETPMPWAGEDGAATSRLLEFIREVSQSLGPMRPAALADLVNAQAAQMTVSFGEAEHPSLSIWGPLEARLQTADRVILAGLNEDVWPKRPAPDAFLPRHFRARLGLGDPEERMGLAAHDFAQLACAPDVTLVYSARRNDAPAVASRWVWRLKTLAEGALEGDAAKHFAPDVVDPLALAEALKISNMNGAPAGFSAEPTPSARPEGWPSRLSATRVDLLQRDPYALWAEQVLGLSTLDALGDELGPAPRGTAIHKALELFEEDGGAKTAERLMELLAQELRRVGEPADAWAAREAVWARTVDWYLNWRSLRDTSGGRLKQEVRGKIEYSIAGHPFTLSATADRIERTATGDLVIVDFKTGNPPKDKEVATGLSQQMPLQALIAQKGGYDGVPAARVDQLHYVAFKAKPDAFSLGGKHNLPVEPAEMADLAESGLLRLVEAYRDPSARFLSAPRVKFVKYDNGYNLLARRAEWAGDTEDGEGADG; encoded by the coding sequence ATGGTGCCTGACCTGCCCCTGTTCGGTCCCCAATCGCCGAAGGTCTGGACCATCCCACCGGGCGAGAATTTCCTGAAATGCCTGGCCGAGGAATTGTCGCGCGCGGTCGGCCTGCCTCAGCATCCGGACGCATTGGCCGACGCCGTCATCTATGTGCCCAACCGGCGGTCTGCCCGGGAGCTGTCGGCGGCCCTGTATCTGGCGGCCGGGGAAACCCCCATCCTGTCGCCCGACATCCGTGCCATGGGCGATCTGGAGAGCGACGAAGCTCCGCCCGTCGCCGAATTTTCAATGACCGACCTGCCGCCCGCCCTGTCGCCGGCGCGCCGGCTCGGGACGCTGGCATCTCTGGTGCAGGCCTATTACCGGCAGACCTCCGGCATGGAGATCCCTCCTTCTTCCGCACTGGCGGCTGCAAACGAGTTGGCCCGGCTTCTGGATCAGGCGCATCTCAGTCCGGATGCGGACTGGTCCGGTCTGCCCGATCTTGCGCGGGATGCTGATCTGGCAGAGCATTGGTCGAACTCCGCCAAATTCCTCGAAATCGTTACCGAGGCCTGGCCGAAATGGTTGGAAGAACAAGGCGTGACGGATCCGTTGCAGCGCCGCTTCCAGGCGGCACAGGCCACGGCTTCTGCATGGCTTGCCAATCCGCCGGACGCGCCGGTGATCATCGCCGGCTCGACGGGGGCAACCCCGGCCGGACGGGAATTGATGAAGGCGGCCCGTCAATTGCCAAAGGGGTTGATCGTCCTGCCAGGTCTGGACCGTGCCGTCCCGGAGGACCAGCAACTCGCCATACGTTCCGAGGTTGGACACCCGCAGAACGCGCTTTTCCACACACTGGAGGCGTTGGGGATCACGCCGGACCAGGTTGTCGAATGGCCCGGCATCACGACCGGCCCCGCGCGGACAGCGCGCCGGCGCATGATTCTGGAGGCTCTCGCACCGGCAGACGCGACGGCCGATTGGCGCGACACGCTGGACCAGCTTGCCGCTGGCGCGGGTGCTGATGTGAAAACGTTTGCCGCTCAGGCTTTGGAGGGGCTGACCCTCCTCGAGGCGGCTGATGAGGCCACAGAGGCCAGCATGATTGCGCTGCTCATGCGCCAAACGCTTGAAACGGAGGGGCGATCGGCTGCCCTTGTCACGCCGGATGCCGGTCTGGCGCGGCGGGTGTCGTCGCAATTGCGGCGATGGAACGTCAGTGTGCCACCCTCTGCCGGGATTCCTGTCGGGCGGACGGCAGCTGGCAGCTTTGTAGGACTGTGCGCCAAATGGGCGGTCGACCCCGGTGATCCAATCTTGATTGCGTCGGTTCTGACACATGAACTGGCCGCCCCCCTTGAAGGTCTGGCGGATCTCGAAATCCACTTTCTGCGAGGGCCGCGCCGCTGGACATCCCTGACGGAATTGGTCGAGAGCATCCGAACTCGCCATACGATCGAGCCTTATCCTCAGTTCACGCCGGAAGATCAGACAGCGGCCATCGACTTGGTCGAGGGGCTTATCCGGCAGTTCGAAGCGGCGGACGCCGATCTCAGCGGTCAAGAGGCTGTGCCGGGAGCCGACGCGATCGAGCGCATCGCCGCGCTGGCAGAAGCGGTCAGCGAAACTCCGATGCCCTGGGCCGGAGAGGATGGCGCAGCCACCAGTCGCCTGCTGGAGTTCATCCGGGAGGTTTCGCAGTCTCTTGGCCCGATGCGGCCTGCCGCCTTGGCCGATCTGGTCAACGCTCAGGCGGCGCAGATGACCGTCAGCTTCGGGGAAGCGGAACATCCATCGCTTTCGATCTGGGGGCCGCTCGAAGCGCGTCTGCAGACGGCGGACCGCGTCATTCTGGCGGGATTGAACGAGGATGTCTGGCCAAAACGTCCGGCGCCGGACGCCTTCTTGCCCCGTCATTTCCGGGCACGGCTTGGTCTGGGGGACCCTGAAGAACGCATGGGGCTGGCTGCCCACGACTTTGCACAGCTGGCCTGCGCCCCGGATGTCACGCTAGTCTATTCTGCCCGGCGCAATGATGCCCCGGCTGTGGCATCACGTTGGGTCTGGCGTCTGAAGACATTGGCGGAAGGTGCACTCGAAGGCGACGCTGCCAAACACTTTGCGCCGGACGTCGTTGATCCGCTCGCCCTGGCCGAGGCCTTGAAGATCAGTAACATGAACGGCGCTCCGGCCGGCTTCAGTGCCGAGCCGACCCCATCGGCGAGACCGGAGGGCTGGCCATCGCGCCTGTCGGCGACACGGGTGGATCTGCTGCAACGCGATCCCTACGCGCTCTGGGCGGAGCAGGTGCTGGGCCTGTCGACACTTGATGCGCTCGGCGACGAACTTGGCCCGGCACCTCGGGGCACCGCAATTCACAAGGCGCTCGAATTGTTTGAAGAGGATGGCGGCGCAAAGACTGCCGAACGCCTGATGGAATTGCTGGCGCAGGAATTGCGCCGCGTTGGCGAGCCTGCCGACGCCTGGGCAGCGCGCGAGGCGGTCTGGGCCCGAACCGTGGACTGGTACCTCAACTGGCGCAGTCTGCGAGACACGTCCGGCGGCCGGTTGAAACAGGAAGTCCGGGGCAAGATCGAATACTCCATCGCAGGCCACCCCTTCACCCTGTCTGCCACGGCAGACCGGATCGAGCGCACCGCGACGGGCGATCTTGTCATCGTGGACTTCAAGACCGGCAATCCCCCAAAGGACAAGGAAGTCGCTACAGGCCTCAGCCAGCAAATGCCCTTGCAGGCGCTGATCGCGCAGAAAGGCGGCTATGACGGCGTGCCTGCGGCGCGGGTGGACCAACTCCACTATGTGGCCTTCAAGGCAAAGCCTGACGCGTTCAGCCTCGGCGGCAAGCACAATCTGCCGGTCGAGCCTGCCGAGATGGCCGATCTTGCCGAGAGCGGCCTGTTACGCCTGGTCGAGGCCTATCGTGATCCCTCGGCCCGCTTCCTGTCGGCGCCGCGTGTGAAATTCGTCAAATACGACAATGGGTACAATCTCCTGGCCCGGCGGGCCGAATGGGCTGGCGACACGGAAGACGGGGAGGGAGCAGATGGTTGA
- a CDS encoding nucleotidyltransferase family protein: MAHDIPHTAMVLAAGLGTRMRPLTETCPKPLIEVGGKRLMDRMIDPLIEAGVKRIVVNVHWLADQVEAHMAGVQGAEVIVSDERGEVLETGGALAKAAPLLGDDPVFVVNTDAFWGRGDSAPFLALADAFDPQRMDELLLLADTQRSLGYGGAGDFLRADDGRLTRRGDNPAAPWAYAGVRILQPQAFAGLPVERFSVAWRIWGPMVEAGRLHGLPLDDFWLHVGDPGALDDAEMWLRCHGA, from the coding sequence ATGGCGCATGATATTCCGCATACGGCGATGGTGCTTGCGGCGGGACTCGGCACGCGCATGCGGCCACTCACGGAGACGTGTCCGAAACCGCTGATCGAGGTCGGCGGCAAGCGCCTGATGGACCGGATGATCGATCCCCTGATCGAGGCTGGCGTGAAACGGATTGTGGTGAACGTGCACTGGCTGGCTGATCAGGTCGAGGCTCACATGGCCGGTGTTCAGGGGGCGGAGGTCATCGTGTCCGACGAGCGGGGGGAAGTGCTCGAAACGGGCGGAGCCCTTGCCAAGGCGGCGCCGCTGCTCGGCGACGATCCGGTCTTTGTCGTCAATACCGACGCGTTCTGGGGCCGGGGGGATTCTGCTCCCTTCCTGGCACTTGCGGATGCATTTGATCCGCAGCGCATGGATGAACTTCTCCTTCTGGCAGATACTCAGCGTAGTCTGGGGTATGGCGGGGCTGGCGATTTCCTTCGGGCCGACGATGGCCGTCTGACCCGGCGCGGTGACAATCCGGCCGCGCCCTGGGCTTATGCAGGGGTGCGCATCCTGCAACCACAGGCTTTCGCCGGACTTCCCGTGGAACGTTTCTCCGTCGCCTGGCGGATCTGGGGGCCGATGGTCGAGGCAGGACGCCTGCATGGTCTGCCGCTTGATGATTTCTGGCTGCATGTGGGGGATCCCGGCGCGCTGGATGATGCCGAAATGTGGTTGCGCTGCCATGGTGCCTGA
- a CDS encoding phosphotransferase: MHSDSDLREPVISAFLARHGWADAARQSLGQDASTRRYIRLTRPGGETALLMDAPRIEADPCPPDADDATRNAMGWNAQTRLAASRVDAFVLIANHLRALGFEAPEIHAHDTAQGLALIEDFGDGRELARAIERTPGIEVPAYTLAAGMLARLHKAPAPDSITHAGETWPILEFDRLALATNADLYADWLPVEAGGAALSGARRSRWEAERDALIEQAMSFPRDFTLRDYHAENLLWLGDNRIALLDFQDAVRGWDAWDMAMLTQDARREVSPAASEAAIRHYLDETGKERDAFEERLAVIGALNALRIAGVFSRLQHRDGKARYGLFQPRQLKLLARNLSHPALAPMAAFVRETTPFVFEDS; encoded by the coding sequence ATGCATTCCGATTCTGATCTTCGCGAACCGGTCATTTCTGCCTTTCTGGCCCGCCATGGCTGGGCTGATGCTGCGCGCCAGTCGCTCGGTCAGGACGCGTCGACACGGCGCTATATCCGGCTGACCCGGCCTGGCGGAGAGACCGCCCTCCTCATGGATGCGCCGCGGATCGAAGCGGACCCGTGTCCGCCCGACGCGGATGACGCGACCCGGAACGCCATGGGGTGGAACGCGCAGACACGGCTTGCGGCCTCGCGGGTCGATGCCTTCGTGCTGATCGCCAATCATCTGCGCGCCCTTGGCTTCGAAGCGCCCGAAATCCATGCGCACGATACCGCCCAGGGGCTCGCCCTGATCGAGGATTTCGGCGATGGACGGGAACTGGCGCGCGCGATCGAACGGACACCGGGCATCGAGGTGCCTGCCTACACGCTGGCGGCCGGCATGCTGGCCCGCCTGCACAAGGCGCCGGCCCCGGACAGCATCACGCATGCAGGCGAAACCTGGCCGATCCTCGAATTCGATCGGCTCGCCCTGGCCACGAATGCAGATCTCTATGCCGACTGGCTGCCCGTAGAGGCTGGTGGGGCCGCACTTTCCGGCGCGCGGCGTTCCCGGTGGGAGGCCGAGCGTGACGCCCTGATCGAACAGGCCATGTCCTTTCCGCGCGACTTCACGCTCAGGGACTATCATGCCGAGAACCTGCTCTGGCTGGGAGACAACCGGATTGCGCTGCTGGATTTCCAGGATGCCGTGCGCGGCTGGGACGCATGGGATATGGCCATGTTGACCCAGGATGCACGCCGTGAAGTGTCCCCGGCGGCCTCGGAGGCCGCGATACGGCACTATCTCGACGAAACCGGGAAAGAGCGTGATGCCTTCGAAGAACGTCTGGCGGTCATTGGCGCCCTGAATGCCCTGCGTATTGCCGGCGTCTTCTCACGGCTTCAGCATCGTGACGGCAAGGCGCGCTATGGCCTGTTCCAGCCGCGTCAGTTGAAACTCCTGGCGCGCAATCTGTCGCATCCGGCACTGGCGCCGATGGCGGCTTTCGTGCGGGAAACCACACCATTTGTGTTTGAGGATAGTTGA
- the tsaE gene encoding tRNA (adenosine(37)-N6)-threonylcarbamoyltransferase complex ATPase subunit type 1 TsaE yields MTSLYRLDDETRTLAFGAAIAALLAPGDVLALHGGLGVGKTTFARGLIQALLPDIGEVPSPTYTLVQAYEGPGFPIWHFDLYRLESPDEMEEIGWQETADGVALVEWPDKAGPHLPAWRLDLLFGFEGDHRTVTLEPHGEDWQTRIDAFRF; encoded by the coding sequence ATGACCTCCCTTTACCGACTCGATGATGAAACCCGCACACTGGCCTTTGGCGCAGCCATTGCGGCCCTGCTGGCGCCCGGCGATGTGCTGGCACTGCATGGCGGCCTGGGGGTCGGCAAGACCACGTTCGCGCGAGGGCTCATTCAGGCGCTGCTGCCGGATATCGGGGAGGTGCCCAGCCCGACCTACACGCTGGTGCAGGCCTATGAGGGGCCGGGCTTTCCGATCTGGCATTTTGACCTCTACCGGCTGGAATCGCCCGACGAGATGGAGGAAATCGGCTGGCAGGAAACGGCGGACGGTGTGGCGCTGGTGGAATGGCCGGACAAGGCCGGCCCGCATCTTCCCGCATGGCGGCTCGACCTGCTGTTCGGGTTCGAGGGAGACCACCGGACCGTAACGCTGGAACCTCATGGCGAAGACTGGCAAACACGTATCGATGCATTCCGATTCTGA